Below is a window of Pyrobaculum aerophilum str. IM2 DNA.
TTCAGCGTCAGTAAATCCTCTGGCCTCTTAATTTTATATGTTATATGTATCTGCCATCTCCCCTCTACGCATTGGTGAGCTATTTCCATGCCCTCGGGGAGGTCGACGTCGTCTGGCTTAACCGCGTTAATATACTTGCAGTCAAACGGCGTCTCTATCTTACTTCTTAATTCTCTCATATTCACGCAGAAAGTCGGTATACTTGTTAGACTCTATATATGCGACTATATGGGTGGGGAATTCCAAGACTTGGCCAAGCTCTGCCAAGGCGCTGGCTACAGTTTTTAACTGCGCCTTTTCGCCGAAGGGCGGGATTAGGGCTATTACGTATCCTCTAGGCGCGTCGTATTTAAGCGCCACGTAGTTGGCGAGTTTCATATAGTATGACAAATATGGGGGGATTTTGTATATATAAAATGGATTTTGAACTGGTATAACATCCTCTTTAACCTTTTTTAAAATCATGTAAAAATTTTCCGCGAGGTTAGAGACATATACCTCAACGCCCTTATCTATAAAATTGGCTAAGTCAGCCTCAAGCCTCTC
It encodes the following:
- a CDS encoding KEOPS complex subunit Pcc1; protein product: MRELRSKIETPFDCKYINAVKPDDVDLPEGMEIAHQCVEGRWQIHITYKIKRPEDLLTLKNTIDEIIRALQVIERSIPQ